From Nicotiana tabacum cultivar K326 chromosome 20, ASM71507v2, whole genome shotgun sequence, one genomic window encodes:
- the LOC107787164 gene encoding uncharacterized protein LOC107787164: MTSRGDFNVVLGEEEKIGGLPVYPLEYEDFAFCVNSCGLFDLGYKGSPFTWWNGRSNEECIFKRLDRILVNMTFQSLFPTIEVEHLIRTGSDHAPLLMSCGEEAMKVVKPFKFLNFWAKHETFLYVLKHNWMTDFIGDPFLMFKQKLKRVKIALSK, from the coding sequence ATGACTAGTAGGGGTGATTTCAATGTAGTGTTGGGAGAGGAAGAGAAGATAGGTGGCCTACCAGTGTATCCTCTAGAGTATGAAGATTTTGCATTCTGTGTCAACTCTTGTGGATTGTTTGATCTTGGATACAAGGGTAGCCCTttcacatggtggaatgggaggTCAAATGAAGAGTGTATCTTTAAAAGACTTGACAGAATCCTTGTGAACATGACCTTTCAATCCTTGTTTCCTACAATAGAGGTTGAGCACCTCATTAGAACAGGATCTGATCATGCACCACTTTTGATGAGCTGTGGAGAGGAAGCTATGAAAGTTGTTAAACCATTCAAGTTCTTAAACTTCTGGGCAAAACATGAAACTTTCTTATATGTGTTGAAGCATAATTGGATGACTGACTTTATAGGGGACCCTTTCTTGATGTTCAAGCAAAAATTGAAGAGGGTTAAGATTGCTCTTTCAAAATGA